A single region of the Aeromicrobium chenweiae genome encodes:
- a CDS encoding MFS transporter, with product MPRLTGARAFTVVVLAFLVTMVGTTLPTPLYGLYQDEIGFSLTTITVVFATYAFGVLAALLLFGRWSDAIGRRPLLLAGLTISLTSDLVFLVADATWLLLVARAVSGVSAGIYVGTATAAVLEAAPERWRARAPLVATVANIGGLGLGPVVAAGLVDVFPWPLHLTFVVHAVAALLVLGLLTRVPETVEVSPGARPRLQRPLVPASARTTFIGAGIAGFAGFAVSGLFTAVSPRFVAEAVDSPSPLVSVSVVFALFASSVVAQVLLHRLPTDPGVNLGCSLLFVGLVLFTFSLSERSLWLMLVAGVVAGAGQGIAFSKGLAAVLARVASHERAGTTSAFFVVAYVAISVPVIGSGIASDHWGLDPTGIAFSVAAAVLAALALVTLVVDQRRSAASIG from the coding sequence ATGCCTCGTCTCACCGGCGCACGCGCCTTCACCGTTGTCGTGCTCGCCTTCCTCGTCACGATGGTCGGCACGACCCTGCCGACGCCGCTCTACGGTCTCTACCAGGACGAGATCGGCTTCTCGCTGACCACGATCACCGTCGTGTTCGCGACGTACGCGTTCGGCGTGCTGGCCGCGCTGCTGCTGTTCGGGCGCTGGTCGGACGCGATCGGTCGACGCCCGCTCCTCCTCGCCGGCCTGACCATCTCCCTGACCAGCGACCTGGTGTTCCTCGTCGCCGACGCCACCTGGCTGCTCCTGGTTGCGCGCGCCGTCTCGGGCGTGTCCGCCGGCATCTACGTCGGCACCGCGACGGCCGCGGTCCTCGAGGCCGCCCCCGAGCGGTGGCGGGCGCGTGCCCCACTCGTCGCGACGGTGGCCAACATCGGCGGGCTCGGCCTGGGTCCGGTCGTCGCCGCCGGGCTCGTCGACGTCTTCCCGTGGCCCCTGCACCTGACGTTCGTCGTGCACGCCGTCGCCGCCCTGCTCGTCCTCGGGCTGCTGACCCGGGTGCCCGAGACCGTCGAGGTCAGCCCGGGCGCCCGGCCCCGGCTGCAGCGTCCGCTCGTGCCGGCCTCCGCGCGGACCACGTTCATCGGTGCGGGCATCGCCGGCTTCGCGGGGTTCGCGGTCTCGGGCCTGTTCACCGCCGTCTCGCCGCGCTTCGTGGCGGAGGCGGTGGATTCCCCTTCCCCGCTCGTGTCGGTGTCGGTCGTCTTCGCGCTGTTCGCGTCGTCCGTGGTGGCGCAGGTGCTGCTGCACCGCCTGCCCACCGATCCCGGCGTGAACCTCGGCTGCAGCCTGTTGTTCGTGGGGCTGGTCCTCTTCACGTTCTCGCTCTCCGAGAGGTCCCTGTGGCTGATGCTCGTCGCGGGCGTCGTCGCAGGTGCCGGCCAGGGCATCGCGTTCAGCAAGGGGCTCGCGGCCGTGCTGGCGCGGGTCGCGTCGCACGAGCGCGCCGGGACGACGTCCGCGTTCTTCGTGGTGGCCTACGTCGCCATCTCGGTGCCCGTCATCGGCAGCGGGATCGCGTCCGACCACTGGGGCCTGGACCCGACCGGCATCGCGTTCTCGGTCGCCGCGGCCGTGCTGGCCGCGCTGGCGCTGGTCACCCTCGTGGTCGACCAGCGGCGCAGCGCGGCCTCGATCGGCTAG
- a CDS encoding flavodoxin family protein translates to MARLLIVHHSPTPNLAAILDSVVAGATHEDIEGVEVLVRQALLATVEDVLSADGYIIGTSANIGYISGAVKHFFDQTFDQASQDPRKTPFSYYVHGRSDTSGAERAMESISTGLGWVKVSEPVCFLGEPTPDHLAAVSQLGSTVAATLAS, encoded by the coding sequence ATGGCTCGGCTTCTGATCGTCCACCACTCCCCTACGCCCAACCTCGCAGCGATCCTCGACAGTGTTGTGGCAGGCGCGACCCACGAGGACATTGAGGGCGTGGAGGTTTTAGTCAGACAAGCTCTGCTAGCCACGGTTGAAGACGTCCTGTCGGCAGACGGTTACATCATCGGCACGAGCGCGAACATCGGATACATCTCTGGAGCGGTCAAACACTTCTTTGATCAGACGTTCGATCAGGCAAGCCAAGACCCACGCAAGACGCCGTTCAGCTACTACGTTCACGGACGAAGCGACACGAGTGGAGCAGAACGTGCCATGGAGTCGATCAGCACTGGCCTCGGGTGGGTGAAGGTCAGCGAGCCAGTGTGCTTCCTAGGTGAGCCCACGCCTGATCATCTAGCAGCCGTCAGCCAACTTGGCTCCACCGTCGCTGCGACTCTGGCGTCCTAA
- a CDS encoding glutathione S-transferase family protein: MSSQSSMGSYVEPNKEFDRDMNYIPDRITRDGRDGWPVEPGRYRLIVARACPWANRAIIVRRLLGLEDVISIGYCGPTHDARSWTFDLDPDGRDPVLGIERLQEAYFKRFPDYPRGITVPAMVDVPSGEVVTNDFPWITHDFATEWTEHHRDGAPDLWPADVRDEMDDVMKRIFTEVNNGVYRCGFAGTQEAYDAAYDRLWTAMDWLEERLTDRRYLMGDSITEADVRLFTTLARFDPVYHGHFKCNRQKLTEMPVLWAYARDLFQTPGFGETIDFDQIKKHYYVVHTDINPTQIVPKGPEPEVWLTPHGREALGGRPFGDGTPPSPER, from the coding sequence ATGAGCAGCCAGTCGAGCATGGGGTCGTACGTCGAGCCGAACAAGGAGTTCGACCGGGACATGAACTACATCCCGGACCGGATCACCCGGGACGGCCGCGACGGCTGGCCCGTCGAGCCGGGCCGCTACCGCCTGATCGTCGCGCGCGCGTGCCCGTGGGCGAACCGGGCGATCATCGTCCGGCGCCTGCTCGGCCTCGAGGACGTCATCTCGATCGGCTACTGCGGCCCGACGCACGACGCCCGCAGCTGGACGTTCGACCTCGACCCCGACGGACGCGACCCGGTGCTCGGCATCGAGCGGCTCCAGGAGGCGTACTTCAAGCGGTTCCCCGACTACCCGCGCGGCATCACGGTGCCGGCGATGGTCGACGTGCCGTCCGGCGAGGTCGTCACGAACGACTTCCCGTGGATCACCCACGACTTCGCGACCGAGTGGACCGAGCACCACCGCGACGGCGCCCCGGACCTGTGGCCCGCGGACGTCCGCGACGAGATGGACGACGTCATGAAGCGGATCTTCACCGAGGTCAACAACGGCGTCTACCGCTGCGGGTTCGCCGGCACGCAGGAGGCGTACGACGCGGCGTACGACCGGTTGTGGACGGCCATGGACTGGCTCGAGGAGCGGCTCACCGACCGCCGCTACCTGATGGGCGACTCGATCACCGAGGCCGACGTGCGACTGTTCACGACCCTCGCCCGGTTCGACCCGGTCTACCACGGGCACTTCAAGTGCAACCGGCAGAAGCTCACCGAGATGCCGGTGCTGTGGGCGTACGCGCGCGACCTGTTCCAGACGCCGGGATTCGGCGAGACGATCGACTTCGACCAGATCAAGAAGCACTACTACGTCGTGCACACCGACATCAACCCGACGCAGATCGTGCCCAAGGGCCCCGAGCCCGAGGTCTGGCTGACGCCGCACGGCCGCGAGGCGCTCGGTGGTCGTCCGTTCGGCGACGGCACGCCGCCCTCACCCGAGCGCTGA
- the leuA gene encoding 2-isopropylmalate synthase, with protein MNAYVSTPQQPSGMPFQRYAPFVPVDLPDRTWPSTTITKAPRWCAVDLRDGNQALIDPMTPARKLAMFQLLVKMGYKEIEVGFPSASQTDYDFVRQLIEGDHIPDDVVIQVLTQCREPLIDRTFESLVGAKQAIVHFYNSTSTLQRRVVFGLDKDGITDIATQGARLCMKYAEIHTPDTTILYEYSPESYTGTELDYALEVCSAVIDVIDPTPEWPLIINLPATVEMATPNVYADSIEWMHRHLPRRDSIVLSLHPHNDRGTGVAAAELGYMAGADRIEGCLFGNGERTGNVCLVTLGINMLSQGVDPEIDFSNIDDVRRTVEYCNELPVPERHPYGGDLVYTAFSGSHQDAIKKGFEHMAIDAQAAGRDVDDMPWAVPYLPIDPRDVGRSYEAVIRVNSQSGKGGVAYILKNDHQLDLPRRLQIEFSQVVQGLTEGEAGEIEPAEIWAAFQREYLEREAPYSLITYSSVTSADGSDQQVVEMQVRGEAQEFKGEGNGPVAAFIESLRQAGADIRLLDYSEHALSSGGDAFAAAYVECDVAGETVWGVGIHENIVTASLRAVVSAANRADAETIPA; from the coding sequence ATGAACGCCTACGTCTCCACCCCCCAGCAGCCGAGCGGCATGCCGTTCCAGCGCTACGCGCCGTTCGTGCCGGTCGACCTGCCCGACCGCACCTGGCCGTCGACCACCATCACGAAGGCCCCGCGCTGGTGCGCGGTCGACCTGCGTGACGGCAACCAGGCCCTCATCGACCCGATGACGCCCGCGCGCAAGCTGGCGATGTTCCAGCTGCTCGTGAAGATGGGCTACAAGGAGATCGAGGTCGGCTTCCCGAGCGCGAGCCAGACCGACTACGACTTCGTCCGCCAGCTCATCGAGGGCGACCACATCCCCGACGACGTGGTCATCCAGGTCCTGACGCAGTGCCGCGAGCCGCTGATCGACCGCACCTTCGAGTCGCTGGTCGGCGCCAAGCAGGCCATCGTCCACTTCTACAACTCCACGTCGACGCTGCAGCGCCGGGTCGTGTTCGGCCTCGACAAGGACGGCATCACCGACATCGCGACGCAGGGCGCCCGGCTGTGCATGAAGTACGCCGAGATCCACACGCCTGACACCACGATCCTCTACGAGTACTCGCCGGAGTCCTACACGGGCACCGAGCTGGACTACGCGCTCGAGGTCTGCAGCGCGGTCATCGACGTGATCGACCCGACGCCGGAGTGGCCGCTGATCATCAACCTGCCGGCGACGGTCGAGATGGCCACCCCCAACGTGTACGCCGACTCGATCGAGTGGATGCACCGCCACCTGCCCCGGCGCGACAGCATCGTGCTGTCGCTGCACCCCCACAACGACCGCGGCACCGGTGTCGCGGCGGCCGAGCTGGGCTACATGGCCGGCGCGGACCGCATCGAGGGCTGCCTGTTCGGCAACGGCGAGCGGACCGGCAACGTGTGCCTGGTGACGCTGGGCATCAACATGCTCAGCCAGGGCGTCGACCCGGAGATCGACTTCAGCAACATCGACGACGTACGCCGCACGGTCGAGTACTGCAACGAGCTGCCGGTGCCCGAGCGCCACCCGTACGGCGGCGACCTGGTCTACACCGCGTTCAGCGGCTCGCACCAGGACGCCATCAAGAAGGGCTTCGAGCACATGGCGATCGACGCGCAGGCCGCAGGCCGCGACGTCGACGACATGCCGTGGGCCGTGCCCTACCTGCCGATCGACCCGCGCGACGTGGGCCGGTCGTACGAGGCCGTCATCCGGGTCAACAGCCAGTCCGGCAAGGGCGGTGTCGCGTACATCCTCAAGAACGACCACCAGCTGGACCTGCCGCGCCGCCTGCAGATCGAGTTCAGCCAGGTCGTCCAGGGCCTCACCGAGGGCGAGGCCGGGGAGATCGAGCCGGCCGAGATCTGGGCCGCGTTCCAGCGCGAGTACCTCGAGCGGGAGGCGCCCTACTCGCTGATCACCTACAGCTCGGTCACCTCGGCCGACGGCAGCGACCAGCAGGTCGTCGAGATGCAGGTGCGCGGCGAGGCGCAGGAGTTCAAGGGCGAGGGCAACGGCCCGGTCGCGGCCTTCATCGAGAGCCTGCGCCAGGCCGGCGCCGACATCCGCCTCCTGGACTACTCCGAGCACGCGCTGTCCTCGGGCGGCGACGCGTTCGCCGCCGCGTACGTCGAGTGCGACGTCGCGGGCGAGACCGTGTGGGGTGTCGGGATCCACGAGAACATCGTCACGGCCTCGCTGCGGGCGGTCGTCTCGGCGGCCAACCGCGCGGACGCCGAGACGATCCCGGCCTAG
- a CDS encoding DUF58 domain-containing protein produces MASDGPAGRLREAASSVVLTRRGWGFLAAAVVSFVLAPVLSLPAMLYLTGLLLGLVLLSTGFVFLGHSRVRIERSFTPQVVQPGALSRATVRVTNLSVLPCLEARWEDRLPHGISGDSVGVLPALGGSHSAESRVGFSYALQGLRRGRHPIGPLRVDVADPFGLVYRRHAYGSSEPLTVLPRVVNLPAIAPRGASDDGATRPAPRNVGLGDDDVIARTYLPGDALKRIHWKATAHREQLMVRQEEQQVTPRAAVHLDCEPTSQGTARDRKGEWEHSASFEWCVVAAASITTHLVRAGYVAALQSSGHAVDRVVAEGQDTLEDALVDLAVLEPEARDHDARVAAERAVFAVLGRLSADRARHWVRALGASRLILAFVAHGTSAEALEVLDAARWKVVEYGPQDDLVDLWSQFDGARADAAR; encoded by the coding sequence ATGGCCAGCGACGGTCCCGCCGGCAGGCTGCGGGAGGCGGCGAGCTCGGTGGTCCTGACCCGGCGCGGCTGGGGGTTCCTGGCCGCCGCGGTCGTGTCGTTCGTCCTCGCTCCCGTGCTGTCCCTGCCCGCGATGCTGTACCTCACGGGGCTGCTGCTCGGGCTCGTCCTTTTGTCGACCGGGTTCGTGTTCCTGGGGCACTCCCGCGTCCGGATCGAGCGGTCGTTCACGCCGCAGGTCGTGCAGCCCGGGGCGCTGTCCCGGGCCACGGTCCGGGTCACCAACCTGTCGGTGCTGCCGTGCCTGGAGGCCCGGTGGGAGGACCGCCTGCCGCACGGCATCTCGGGGGACTCGGTGGGCGTCCTGCCGGCGCTGGGAGGCAGCCACAGTGCCGAGTCGCGCGTCGGCTTCTCGTACGCCCTCCAGGGCCTGCGCCGGGGTCGGCACCCGATCGGTCCGCTGCGGGTGGACGTCGCCGACCCGTTCGGGCTCGTCTACCGCCGCCACGCGTACGGCAGCTCCGAGCCGTTGACGGTGCTGCCCCGGGTCGTGAACCTGCCGGCGATCGCGCCGCGCGGCGCGAGCGACGACGGTGCCACCCGTCCGGCTCCCCGGAACGTCGGTCTCGGTGACGACGACGTCATCGCCCGCACGTACCTGCCCGGGGACGCGCTCAAGCGCATCCACTGGAAGGCCACCGCGCACCGCGAGCAGCTCATGGTGCGCCAGGAGGAGCAGCAGGTGACGCCGCGCGCCGCCGTCCACCTCGACTGCGAGCCCACGAGCCAGGGCACCGCCCGCGACCGCAAGGGCGAGTGGGAGCACTCCGCCTCGTTCGAGTGGTGCGTGGTCGCCGCGGCGTCCATCACGACTCACCTGGTGCGCGCCGGTTACGTCGCCGCGCTGCAGTCCAGCGGTCACGCGGTCGACCGGGTCGTGGCGGAGGGGCAGGACACCCTGGAGGACGCGCTGGTCGACCTGGCCGTGCTGGAGCCGGAGGCACGCGACCACGACGCCCGCGTCGCCGCCGAGCGCGCGGTGTTCGCCGTGCTTGGCCGCCTGTCCGCGGACCGAGCGCGTCACTGGGTGAGGGCCCTCGGAGCCTCTCGGTTGATCCTTGCGTTCGTCGCGCACGGCACGTCCGCCGAGGCCCTCGAGGTGCTGGACGCGGCCCGGTGGAAGGTCGTGGAGTACGGGCCCCAGGACGACCTGGTGGACCTGTGGTCCCAGTTCGACGGGGCGAGGGCCGATGCTGCGCGCTGA
- a CDS encoding AAA family ATPase translates to MDFETVARAILGNIEKVLAGKSEAAEAALVVLLAEGHLLIEDVPGVGKTVLAKALGRSVDCSVRRIQFTPDLLPSDITGVSVYNQVEREFEFKPGAVFANIVIGDEINRASPKTQAALLEAMEERQVTVDGTTYTLARPFTVVATQNPFEMEGTYALPEAQRDRFMARISMGYPDAAAELAMVRGRDSDNPLDELDAVATIDDVQNMIATARTVYVSPAVEQYAVDLAQATRVHPDLRLGASPRATLQLVRAAKARAAVQGRDFVLPDDVDVLVPVVLPHRLIPMRGAGSVEDVVARIVAETPVPAGTVQPS, encoded by the coding sequence ATGGACTTCGAGACCGTGGCGCGGGCGATTCTCGGCAACATCGAGAAGGTCCTCGCCGGCAAGAGCGAGGCGGCCGAGGCCGCCCTGGTGGTTCTCCTGGCCGAGGGGCACCTGCTCATCGAGGACGTGCCCGGTGTCGGCAAGACCGTGCTGGCCAAGGCGCTGGGCCGCTCGGTCGACTGCTCGGTGCGACGAATCCAGTTCACCCCGGACCTGCTGCCGTCGGACATCACGGGTGTCTCGGTCTACAACCAGGTGGAACGCGAGTTCGAGTTCAAGCCCGGCGCGGTGTTCGCCAACATCGTCATCGGTGACGAGATCAACCGTGCCTCGCCCAAGACCCAGGCCGCCCTGCTCGAGGCCATGGAGGAGCGGCAGGTCACGGTCGACGGGACCACGTACACGCTCGCGCGGCCGTTCACGGTGGTCGCGACGCAGAACCCGTTCGAGATGGAGGGGACGTACGCCCTGCCCGAGGCCCAGCGCGACCGGTTCATGGCGCGCATCTCGATGGGCTACCCGGACGCCGCGGCCGAGCTCGCGATGGTGCGCGGGCGCGACTCGGACAACCCGCTCGACGAGCTGGACGCCGTCGCCACGATCGACGACGTGCAGAACATGATCGCCACCGCGCGGACCGTCTACGTCTCTCCCGCCGTCGAGCAGTACGCGGTCGACCTCGCCCAGGCGACCAGGGTGCACCCCGACCTGCGGCTCGGGGCGAGCCCCCGCGCGACGCTGCAGCTGGTCCGGGCGGCCAAGGCGCGGGCCGCCGTCCAGGGCCGTGACTTCGTCCTGCCCGACGACGTCGACGTGCTGGTCCCGGTCGTGCTGCCGCACCGGCTGATCCCGATGCGCGGGGCCGGGTCGGTCGAGGACGTCGTCGCGCGCATCGTCGCCGAGACCCCGGTGCCCGCCGGCACCGTCCAGCCGAGCTGA
- a CDS encoding GrpB family protein: MSADGTGDDEVLIGGREPREIVLAEHDPRWAGRYEVERRRIVAALGDRVLRIDHIGSTAVPGLAAKPVIDIDISVADPDDETAYVPDLERAGYVLRVREPGHRMLRTPELDVHVHVCASGSDWERRHLVFRDRLRAHPGDRQRYEDVKRSLAARAWDDTNDYADAKTDVIAEIMRRAGSALG, encoded by the coding sequence GTGAGCGCGGACGGCACCGGTGACGACGAGGTCCTGATCGGCGGACGTGAACCGCGCGAGATCGTCCTGGCCGAGCACGACCCGCGATGGGCCGGTCGCTACGAGGTGGAGCGCCGGAGGATCGTCGCGGCCCTGGGGGACAGGGTCCTCCGCATCGACCACATCGGCTCGACCGCCGTGCCCGGGCTGGCCGCCAAGCCCGTGATCGACATCGACATCTCGGTCGCCGACCCCGACGACGAGACGGCGTACGTGCCCGACCTCGAGCGCGCCGGCTACGTCCTGCGGGTCCGCGAGCCCGGGCACCGCATGCTGCGCACGCCGGAGCTCGACGTCCACGTGCACGTGTGCGCGTCCGGCAGCGACTGGGAGCGGCGCCACCTCGTCTTCCGCGACCGGCTGCGTGCACACCCCGGGGACCGGCAGCGCTACGAGGACGTCAAGCGGTCCCTCGCCGCCCGCGCGTGGGACGACACGAACGACTACGCGGACGCGAAGACGGACGTGATCGCCGAGATCATGCGCCGGGCCGGCTCAGCGCTCGGGTGA
- a CDS encoding transglutaminase TgpA family protein codes for MLRADPHPQAPPRNPGETWFDHALVALSLLLLLGGFGTVIEGNDWRVTTMLVALMTGATCALLRSLGFRFVAPVALLVEFLALAWIFVPETLLAIVPTGQTFTALVDLGRSAREIIVDDRAPVGAASPIVLTVAASFGLIVIVADVLLQTRRAAPLVGVLLMAVFVTPALISGETPSLWSFLAVAALWLVLLRSRTSSTGLSRRGVGPALVLGAGALAAAVAFPVVSPDVSAVAASWGRPPPAVFGRDINPMLELGQNLRRNSSSQALTYTTTADTAQYLKVATLRDFNGKTWRPAEFGRFDRLEGQLPINNDIEVEQVRTTISIKGLRSPMLPVPYPALPIVRGLKGEWTFQNPGLTLRSRQDDSRGETYSVESLEVVPTAEQMRAIETTIGPQLDRYIELPEKLPKIIRDTAREVTADADNDYDRARALQSYLRSTGGFRYSETAPAAEDYDGNGMKVIAKFLEVKAGYCVHFSSAMAVMARSLDMPARIAVGYAPGSVIGDRNGTTEYEATSDNLHAWTEIYFQGVGWTRFDPTTNVGSSTGFEEPAAAVPESDDEEAPAPTPRDRSQDNVPTSTPAPEARESETAPRTALTTMGALLVLGAAPWLVRVARRRWRVSRGRASVEPLWRELEDVARDLGVPVSAADTPRGFAARLRQRDGVDLDALERLLRRVEATRYARDTRPDGDGTADLVAVAASLRAGASTRERLRATLLPRSLAGRSPVRTIGEPGTLAT; via the coding sequence ATGCTGCGCGCTGATCCGCACCCGCAGGCACCGCCGCGCAACCCGGGCGAGACCTGGTTCGACCACGCCCTCGTGGCGTTGTCGCTCCTGCTGCTGCTGGGCGGCTTCGGCACGGTCATCGAGGGCAACGACTGGCGGGTGACCACGATGCTGGTCGCCCTCATGACCGGAGCCACCTGTGCGCTCCTGCGCAGCCTCGGATTCCGGTTCGTGGCCCCGGTGGCGCTGCTCGTGGAGTTCCTCGCCCTGGCATGGATCTTCGTCCCGGAGACCCTGCTCGCGATCGTCCCGACCGGGCAGACGTTCACCGCGCTGGTCGATCTCGGTCGTTCCGCTCGCGAGATCATCGTGGACGACCGGGCGCCCGTCGGGGCCGCGAGCCCGATCGTGCTGACCGTCGCGGCGTCGTTCGGCCTCATCGTGATCGTCGCCGACGTCCTCCTGCAGACCCGGCGCGCCGCTCCGCTGGTGGGCGTCCTGCTGATGGCGGTGTTCGTGACCCCGGCGCTGATCTCGGGCGAGACCCCGTCCCTGTGGTCGTTCCTGGCGGTCGCGGCGCTATGGCTGGTGCTGCTGCGCTCGCGCACCTCGAGCACGGGACTGTCCCGTCGCGGCGTCGGCCCCGCCCTCGTCCTGGGGGCGGGTGCGCTGGCGGCGGCCGTCGCGTTCCCGGTCGTGTCGCCTGACGTCAGCGCGGTCGCGGCGAGCTGGGGACGCCCGCCGCCGGCGGTGTTCGGCCGCGACATCAATCCCATGCTGGAGCTGGGCCAGAACCTGCGTCGCAACTCCAGCAGCCAGGCGCTGACGTACACGACGACCGCGGACACCGCGCAGTACCTCAAGGTCGCGACGCTGCGGGACTTCAACGGCAAGACCTGGCGGCCGGCCGAGTTCGGCCGGTTCGACCGGCTGGAGGGACAGCTCCCGATCAACAACGACATCGAGGTCGAGCAGGTCAGGACGACGATCTCGATCAAGGGGCTGCGCAGCCCGATGCTGCCGGTGCCCTATCCGGCCCTGCCGATCGTGCGAGGGCTGAAGGGGGAGTGGACCTTCCAGAACCCCGGTCTGACCCTGCGGTCGCGGCAGGACGACTCGCGCGGGGAGACGTACTCCGTGGAGAGCCTCGAGGTCGTGCCGACGGCCGAGCAGATGCGCGCGATCGAGACCACGATCGGACCCCAGCTGGACCGCTACATCGAGCTGCCCGAGAAGCTGCCCAAGATCATCCGGGACACCGCGAGGGAGGTCACCGCCGACGCCGACAACGACTACGACCGCGCGCGGGCCCTGCAGAGCTATCTGCGGTCCACCGGCGGGTTCCGCTACTCCGAGACCGCTCCCGCGGCGGAGGACTACGACGGCAACGGCATGAAGGTCATCGCCAAGTTCCTGGAGGTCAAGGCCGGCTACTGCGTGCACTTCTCGTCCGCGATGGCCGTCATGGCACGGTCGCTCGACATGCCGGCCCGCATCGCGGTGGGGTACGCGCCCGGATCCGTGATCGGTGACCGCAACGGGACCACCGAGTACGAGGCGACGTCGGACAACCTGCACGCCTGGACCGAGATCTACTTCCAGGGCGTCGGCTGGACCCGGTTCGACCCGACGACCAACGTCGGCAGCTCGACGGGCTTCGAGGAGCCGGCCGCAGCCGTCCCCGAGAGCGACGACGAGGAGGCGCCCGCGCCCACCCCGCGTGACCGCAGCCAGGACAACGTGCCGACCAGCACCCCGGCTCCCGAGGCCCGTGAGTCCGAGACCGCGCCCCGCACCGCGCTGACGACGATGGGGGCGCTGCTCGTGCTCGGTGCCGCCCCGTGGCTCGTGCGGGTGGCGCGCCGCCGCTGGCGCGTGTCGAGGGGACGAGCGTCCGTCGAGCCGCTGTGGCGTGAGCTCGAGGACGTCGCGCGCGATCTCGGGGTGCCGGTGTCGGCCGCCGACACGCCTCGCGGGTTCGCCGCGCGGCTCCGCCAGCGCGACGGCGTCGACCTCGACGCCCTCGAGCGGCTGCTGCGGCGCGTCGAGGCGACCCGCTACGCCCGGGACACCCGACCTGACGGGGACGGGACGGCCGATCTCGTCGCCGTCGCGGCATCGCTCCGCGCCGGTGCGAGCACCCGCGAGCGGCTCCGCGCGACGCTGCTGCCCCGCTCCCTCGCGGGCCGGTCGCCCGTCCGGACGATCGGCGAGCCCGGCACACTGGCCACGTGA
- a CDS encoding flavodoxin family protein has protein sequence MARLLIVHHSPTPHLRRLTDAVVAGANDDAVQDVEVVVRPALETPVEDVLAADGYVLGTSANFGYMSGALKHFFDSTSASVELGESRKRSPFFHRSQHVPATLSFGLVWSREEPRLDGAAYEWQIST, from the coding sequence ATGGCCCGTCTGCTCATCGTCCACCACTCGCCCACCCCGCACCTGCGACGTCTCACCGACGCCGTCGTGGCCGGAGCGAACGACGATGCGGTGCAGGACGTCGAGGTCGTCGTGCGTCCCGCGCTGGAGACCCCCGTGGAGGACGTGCTCGCGGCCGACGGCTACGTGCTGGGCACGAGCGCGAACTTCGGCTACATGAGCGGCGCCCTCAAGCACTTCTTCGACAGCACCAGCGCATCGGTCGAATTAGGCGAGTCCCGGAAGAGATCACCGTTCTTCCACCGCTCACAGCACGTTCCGGCTACCCTCAGCTTCGGACTCGTGTGGTCACGAGAAGAACCTCGTTTGGATGGGGCTGCATACGAGTGGCAGATTTCGACTTGA